A region of Myxococcus stipitatus DSM 14675 DNA encodes the following proteins:
- a CDS encoding phosphopantetheine-binding protein encodes MSTDTRTTPLMRQLEGYWRELLGAEVVRPEDHFLEVGGNSLMATMLANRIEDELGIQLSMVDLFNTLEHVTTACEALLREQGRTFPSA; translated from the coding sequence GTGAGCACTGACACGCGCACCACGCCGCTGATGCGGCAGCTCGAGGGGTACTGGCGCGAACTGCTCGGGGCGGAGGTCGTGAGGCCCGAGGACCACTTCCTGGAAGTGGGTGGCAACTCGTTGATGGCGACGATGCTGGCCAACCGCATCGAGGACGAGCTGGGCATCCAGCTCTCCATGGTGGACCTGTTCAACACGCTGGAGCACGTCACGACGGCCTGCGAAGCGCTCCTGCGAGAGCAGGGGCGCACCTTCCCGTCGGCGTGA
- a CDS encoding 1-deoxy-D-xylulose-5-phosphate synthase N-terminal domain-containing protein has protein sequence MAQVSLDERARRIRRTILRLAATPTGCHLGGSLSMVELLVVLLGRVMKFRPREPRWEERDSLILSKGHAAAGLYAALAEFDFIDTEELVQRYNADDSPFTGHVNAAVPGVEFPTGSLGHGVGLGVGLALGHRLRQRANRVFVVCGDGEMGEGSNWEALQVAAQHRLSRLTVLVDRNGGQNDGPTESILSQAQLVDRLRAFGWSTVEVDGHDLEALGSALEAPSEAPRALVANTRKGAGVPLFRGKGPHYATFNAEQLRRALASLGEVTP, from the coding sequence ATGGCCCAGGTATCTCTCGACGAGCGCGCCCGACGCATTCGAAGGACCATTCTCCGGCTCGCAGCCACGCCCACGGGCTGCCATCTGGGCGGCTCGCTGTCGATGGTGGAGCTGCTCGTGGTGCTGCTCGGACGGGTGATGAAGTTCCGTCCCCGGGAGCCCCGATGGGAGGAGCGTGACTCACTCATTCTCTCAAAGGGACATGCGGCCGCGGGGCTCTACGCCGCGCTCGCTGAGTTTGATTTCATTGATACTGAAGAACTGGTGCAACGCTACAACGCCGATGACAGTCCTTTCACTGGACATGTGAATGCGGCGGTGCCAGGGGTTGAGTTTCCCACCGGAAGCCTGGGGCATGGCGTGGGGTTGGGCGTGGGGCTCGCGCTGGGCCACCGGCTGAGACAGCGCGCCAACCGGGTGTTCGTCGTCTGTGGAGATGGCGAGATGGGCGAGGGCTCCAACTGGGAGGCGTTGCAGGTGGCCGCGCAGCACCGCCTCTCGCGGCTCACCGTGCTCGTGGACCGCAACGGCGGGCAGAACGATGGGCCCACCGAGTCCATCCTCTCGCAGGCCCAGCTGGTGGACAGGCTGCGCGCCTTCGGCTGGAGCACCGTCGAGGTGGACGGGCACGACCTGGAGGCGCTGGGCAGCGCGCTGGAGGCGCCCAGCGAGGCACCGCGCGCGCTCGTCGCCAACACGCGCAAGGGCGCGGGGGTGCCCCTGTTCCGAGGCAAGGGTCCGCACTACGCCACCTTCAACGCGGAGCAGCTCCGGCGCGCGCTCGCATCCCTGGGAGAGGTGACGCCGTGA
- the argC gene encoding N-acetyl-gamma-glutamyl-phosphate reductase: MTRIAVLGAGGYAGGEVLRLLLAHPAVELVQATSEQHAGKRLDFPHPHLRGQSTLRFSPHDALEPCDVLVTCMPSGELIRRWPQVSPRAGRIIDLSADFRLEAAEHARWYPRAPRSVELPRFVYGLPEWTRDTLQGARYVAVPGCMAHAALLALLPLARAGLVRPEVVVDAKTGSSGGGATADRSSHHPERASALRCYRPVGHRHTGEIESATEHLAGMRPIVHFSATAVPSVRGVLATVHAFAARPLEDAAEPLRVLATTYREHPFVHLLRANASASPFPEPAPLAGTNHCELAVDVDAERGRIVVNAALDNLVKGAAGTAIHALNLMLGRPETEGLGFRGLHPL, from the coding sequence ATGACGCGCATCGCGGTGCTCGGAGCGGGCGGCTACGCCGGGGGCGAGGTGCTCCGCCTGCTGCTCGCCCACCCGGCGGTGGAGCTGGTCCAGGCCACGTCCGAGCAGCACGCGGGCAAGCGGCTCGACTTCCCTCATCCGCACCTGCGCGGACAGAGCACGCTGCGCTTCTCGCCCCACGACGCGCTGGAGCCGTGCGACGTGCTGGTCACCTGCATGCCGTCGGGCGAGCTCATCCGCCGCTGGCCCCAGGTGAGCCCTCGCGCGGGACGCATCATCGACCTGAGCGCGGACTTCCGCCTGGAGGCCGCGGAGCACGCGCGCTGGTATCCCCGCGCGCCCCGCTCCGTCGAGCTCCCCCGGTTCGTCTACGGACTTCCGGAGTGGACTCGCGACACGCTCCAGGGAGCGCGCTACGTCGCGGTGCCAGGGTGCATGGCGCATGCGGCGCTCCTCGCGCTGCTGCCACTGGCTCGCGCGGGGCTCGTCCGCCCCGAGGTGGTCGTCGACGCGAAGACGGGCTCCTCCGGCGGAGGCGCGACTGCGGACCGGTCCTCGCATCACCCCGAGCGGGCCTCCGCCCTGCGCTGCTACCGGCCGGTGGGCCATCGACACACGGGCGAAATCGAGTCCGCCACCGAGCACCTCGCGGGCATGCGCCCCATCGTCCACTTCAGCGCGACGGCGGTGCCCAGCGTGCGCGGGGTGCTGGCCACGGTGCACGCCTTCGCCGCCCGTCCGCTGGAGGACGCAGCCGAGCCGCTGCGCGTGCTCGCCACCACGTACCGCGAGCACCCCTTCGTCCACCTCCTGCGCGCCAACGCGAGCGCGTCCCCCTTCCCCGAGCCCGCGCCGCTGGCGGGCACCAACCACTGCGAGCTGGCGGTGGACGTGGACGCGGAGCGCGGACGCATCGTGGTGAACGCCGCGCTGGACAACCTGGTGAAGGGCGCCGCGGGGACAGCCATCCACGCGCTCAACCTGATGCTGGGCAGACCCGAAACGGAGGGCCTCGGCTTCCGCGGCCTCCACCCCCTCTGA
- a CDS encoding AMP-binding protein, with protein sequence MDARFGSGPSLEKSALYRSKGWWRDETVLDDLRRSIHRHPDKTAIVSVRYFAKDVLRLSYAELGRYAERFAGALLSLGVGRGELVAVQLPNWWQFTALALACARIGAIIAPIPPDYRRREVEFILGRTESSVYVGPLSWSGHSHRDMLREARASLPALEHRVFIGAGAHASEAGELDFDAYFLERRWEEQVSSAELDARSARADDICNVLYTSGTTGEPKGVIHSHNTNFGITRALVETMALGADDVVCLPSLLTASSGFTYLYLMPVMLGATSVYMDVGDPELTLRCIEEHGVTFMYGIPTYVMNVIAAKKKRGGDTSSLRRLSTGSIPVPPHLIAAVRESLGVPLHTLWGMTENGAVTLTRRDDPPDWPSSSDGRPVEWMEVKIIPALAEDGSPYPEGTGRLLVRGASQCLGYFKREDLYRACVDAEGWFDTGDLARDDGRGGIRIVGRLKDVIFRFGQKVPVVEVESALYSHPKVREVAVIGHSDDRIGGERVCAVVVPRDEAPSLDELRHHLKGLGMSNQYWPDRLEVVEEMPKTPSGKIRKYLLRERLKGPTAKGG encoded by the coding sequence ATGGACGCACGGTTTGGAAGCGGCCCCTCGTTGGAGAAGTCGGCGCTGTACCGGAGCAAGGGATGGTGGCGGGACGAGACGGTGCTCGACGACTTGCGTCGCTCCATCCATCGCCACCCGGACAAGACAGCGATTGTTTCAGTTCGTTACTTCGCGAAGGACGTCCTGCGGCTGAGCTATGCGGAGTTGGGACGCTACGCGGAGCGCTTCGCCGGGGCGCTGCTGTCGCTGGGGGTGGGCCGTGGCGAGTTGGTGGCGGTGCAGCTCCCCAACTGGTGGCAGTTCACCGCGTTGGCACTGGCGTGCGCGCGCATCGGCGCCATCATCGCGCCCATTCCTCCGGACTACCGGCGCCGCGAGGTGGAGTTCATCCTGGGGCGGACGGAGTCGTCCGTCTACGTAGGCCCCCTGAGCTGGAGCGGGCACTCGCACCGCGACATGCTGCGCGAGGCACGCGCCTCGCTGCCCGCGCTCGAGCACCGCGTCTTCATCGGCGCGGGGGCCCATGCGTCGGAGGCGGGGGAGCTGGACTTCGATGCGTACTTCCTGGAGCGGCGCTGGGAGGAGCAGGTGTCCTCGGCGGAGCTGGATGCCCGGTCGGCGCGCGCGGACGACATCTGCAATGTCCTCTACACGTCCGGGACGACGGGCGAGCCCAAGGGCGTCATCCACTCCCACAACACCAACTTCGGCATCACCCGCGCGCTGGTGGAGACGATGGCGCTGGGCGCGGACGACGTCGTGTGCCTGCCGTCGCTGCTCACGGCGTCGAGCGGCTTCACCTACCTGTACCTGATGCCGGTGATGCTGGGCGCGACGTCTGTCTACATGGACGTCGGGGACCCGGAGCTGACGCTGCGCTGCATCGAGGAGCACGGCGTCACGTTCATGTATGGGATTCCCACGTACGTGATGAACGTCATCGCCGCGAAGAAGAAGCGGGGCGGTGACACGTCGTCGCTGCGGCGGCTGTCCACGGGCTCCATCCCCGTGCCCCCGCACCTCATCGCGGCGGTGCGCGAGAGCCTGGGCGTCCCGCTGCACACGCTGTGGGGGATGACGGAGAACGGGGCGGTGACGCTGACGCGGCGGGATGACCCGCCCGACTGGCCGTCGAGCAGCGATGGCAGGCCCGTGGAGTGGATGGAGGTGAAGATCATCCCCGCGCTGGCCGAGGACGGCTCGCCCTATCCGGAGGGCACGGGGCGGCTGCTCGTGCGCGGCGCCAGCCAGTGCCTGGGCTACTTCAAGCGCGAGGACCTCTATCGCGCGTGTGTCGACGCGGAGGGGTGGTTCGACACGGGGGACCTGGCGCGGGACGACGGGCGAGGCGGCATCCGCATCGTCGGGCGCCTCAAGGACGTCATCTTCCGCTTCGGCCAGAAGGTGCCCGTGGTGGAGGTGGAGTCCGCGCTGTACTCGCACCCGAAGGTGCGGGAGGTGGCGGTCATCGGGCACTCGGACGACCGCATCGGCGGAGAGCGGGTGTGCGCGGTGGTGGTGCCTCGCGACGAGGCGCCCTCGCTGGACGAGCTGCGCCACCACCTGAAGGGCCTGGGGATGTCCAACCAGTATTGGCCGGACCGCCTGGAGGTCGTCGAGGAGATGCCGAAGACGCCGTCAGGGAAGATTCGCAAGTACCTGCTGCGCGAGCGATTGAAGGGGCCCACCGCGAAGGGGGGTTGA
- a CDS encoding [LysW]-aminoadipate kinase has product MSTLPRGSAPLVVKIGGAAGVDLDNVCADVAELRRRGEQVVVVNGGSEAGDSLLASLGMERPEALTASGNVVRLTNEAALRVLTMAWVGDVNKRAVLALLARGVEALGLCGADGRVLVARRRPPLKLQEGARTRIDRSHLAGEITEVNTRLLRVLLEAGQTPVLCPPAVTEEGVLVNVDADQVAASIASALGARALVMLSNVAGLLEDPADPTTLIRASDDVERVMGFAKGRMRYKLEAARRALAGGVPSAYVTASRIERPVLSALANEAGTQLTSPRKVAHAGA; this is encoded by the coding sequence ATGAGCACGTTGCCTCGGGGCAGCGCGCCGCTGGTGGTGAAGATTGGCGGCGCGGCCGGCGTGGACCTGGACAACGTCTGCGCCGACGTGGCGGAGCTGCGTCGGCGGGGCGAGCAGGTGGTGGTGGTGAATGGGGGCTCGGAGGCGGGGGATTCGCTCCTGGCCTCGCTGGGGATGGAGCGCCCCGAGGCGCTGACGGCGTCGGGTAACGTGGTGCGGCTCACGAATGAGGCCGCGCTGCGGGTGCTGACGATGGCGTGGGTGGGGGATGTGAACAAGCGCGCGGTGCTCGCGCTGCTCGCGCGGGGCGTGGAGGCGCTGGGGCTGTGTGGCGCGGATGGACGGGTGCTCGTGGCTCGGCGCCGGCCCCCCCTGAAGCTCCAGGAGGGAGCGCGCACTCGCATCGACCGGAGTCACCTCGCGGGGGAGATCACGGAGGTGAACACGCGGCTGTTGCGCGTGCTGCTGGAGGCGGGGCAGACGCCGGTCCTCTGCCCTCCGGCCGTGACGGAGGAAGGGGTGTTGGTGAACGTGGATGCGGACCAGGTGGCCGCGTCCATCGCCTCGGCGTTGGGGGCGCGGGCGCTGGTGATGCTCTCCAACGTGGCGGGGCTGCTGGAGGACCCGGCCGACCCCACCACCCTCATCCGCGCGAGCGATGACGTGGAGCGGGTGATGGGCTTCGCGAAGGGGCGCATGCGGTACAAGCTGGAGGCCGCGCGCCGGGCGCTCGCGGGAGGCGTTCCTTCCGCCTACGTCACCGCGTCCCGCATCGAGCGCCCCGTGCTGTCCGCGCTCGCGAACGAGGCCGGCACACAACTGACGTCTCCTCGGAAGGTGGCCCATGCGGGCGCGTGA
- a CDS encoding RimK family alpha-L-glutamate ligase produces MKKVDLVYTRMRTEERMLTDALRARGCTVETHADSDMVLSLSRERWKDGGTVVMRGMSFTRARYLAAILEVKGSRVLNTARAIATCGDKALTTLALAEQDIPMPWSFLGFEQDACVAEMDRRGYPCVTKPVLGSWGRMVARVDGTHAAEGMMSMRFEMGGAQEHVALVQQYIDKPGYDLRVYVIGEAVGGMRRRSEHWVTNTARGAVPERYEVPAPHARLAERAARAVGGEMVAVDLLETREGEVMVNEINHCVEFARSIESTRIPLPELMADYILGATR; encoded by the coding sequence ATGAAGAAGGTCGACCTCGTCTACACGCGGATGCGCACCGAGGAGCGCATGCTCACGGACGCGCTGCGCGCGCGCGGCTGCACCGTGGAGACACACGCGGACTCCGACATGGTGCTCTCGCTGAGCCGGGAGCGCTGGAAGGACGGCGGCACGGTGGTGATGCGCGGCATGTCCTTCACCCGCGCGCGCTACCTCGCCGCCATCCTGGAGGTGAAGGGCTCGCGGGTGCTCAACACCGCGCGCGCCATCGCCACGTGCGGGGACAAGGCGCTCACCACGCTGGCGCTGGCGGAGCAGGACATCCCCATGCCCTGGTCCTTCCTCGGCTTCGAGCAGGACGCCTGCGTCGCGGAGATGGACCGGCGCGGCTATCCGTGCGTGACGAAGCCCGTGCTCGGCTCGTGGGGCCGCATGGTCGCGCGCGTGGACGGCACCCACGCGGCCGAGGGGATGATGTCCATGCGCTTCGAGATGGGCGGCGCGCAGGAGCATGTCGCGCTCGTGCAGCAGTACATCGACAAGCCGGGCTACGACTTGCGCGTCTACGTCATCGGAGAAGCCGTGGGCGGCATGCGCCGGCGCTCCGAGCACTGGGTGACGAACACCGCCCGAGGCGCCGTGCCCGAGCGCTACGAAGTCCCCGCCCCCCATGCCCGGCTCGCCGAGCGCGCCGCCCGTGCCGTGGGTGGGGAGATGGTGGCCGTGGACCTGCTGGAGACGCGAGAGGGCGAGGTGATGGTGAATGAAATCAACCACTGCGTGGAGTTCGCGCGGAGCATCGAGTCCACCCGCATCCCGCTCCCGGAGCTGATGGCGGACTACATCCTGGGGGCCACGCGATGA
- a CDS encoding SDR family oxidoreductase, whose translation MELGLANKVALVAGGSSGLGLAVAEELVKEGAHVAIAARDADRLARAEQHLRSLSRGGKVLTSRVDLREHSASRAWVEEVAGKLGGPHIVVTNSAGPPPGPATQFDIMAYQEAVDTVMLPAINLALASLPFMKAGQWGRLLFITSETVVRPVARFALSGMSRLGIVGFSAALVQELGDCGITVNVLAPGYTRTPPVERTAGAKAGDVEAGLRAMAAHIPMRRVGRPEEFAAAAAFLASERASFITGTVQLVDGGASVVG comes from the coding sequence TTGGAACTGGGACTCGCCAATAAGGTCGCGCTCGTCGCGGGAGGCTCCAGCGGACTGGGGCTCGCCGTCGCCGAGGAGCTGGTGAAGGAAGGGGCGCACGTCGCGATTGCCGCGCGCGACGCGGACCGCCTCGCGCGCGCGGAGCAACACCTGCGCTCGCTGTCTCGCGGAGGCAAGGTGCTGACCTCTCGCGTGGACCTGCGGGAGCACAGCGCTTCTCGCGCGTGGGTGGAGGAGGTCGCTGGGAAGCTGGGCGGACCGCACATCGTCGTCACGAACAGCGCGGGCCCGCCGCCGGGGCCGGCGACCCAGTTCGACATCATGGCGTATCAGGAGGCCGTCGACACGGTGATGCTGCCCGCCATCAACCTGGCGCTGGCCTCATTGCCGTTCATGAAGGCCGGACAGTGGGGACGGCTGCTGTTCATCACCTCGGAGACGGTGGTGCGCCCCGTGGCGCGGTTCGCGCTGTCCGGCATGTCGCGGCTGGGCATCGTCGGCTTCTCGGCCGCGCTGGTGCAGGAGCTGGGGGACTGCGGCATCACCGTCAACGTGCTCGCGCCGGGCTACACGCGGACCCCTCCGGTGGAGCGCACGGCGGGCGCCAAGGCGGGGGACGTGGAGGCGGGGCTTCGCGCCATGGCGGCGCACATCCCGATGCGCCGCGTGGGTCGCCCGGAGGAGTTCGCGGCGGCGGCGGCGTTCCTCGCGAGCGAGCGCGCTTCGTTCATCACCGGCACGGTGCAGTTGGTGGACGGTGGTGCGAGCGTGGTCGGATGA
- a CDS encoding sulfotransferase — MSTLTVLYITGWCRSGSTIIGNVLNEVAGCFHTGELSFLWKNAYGNGSNTLCGCGAHLVQCPLWSKVLEQDLSPGESPQAHAARVVRRQRATVRTRHTWRVLRQENPSTELYEHARLLARTYRTIADATGSHIIIDSGKFPSEAALLPHVDGITPYYLHLVRDPRAVAHSWTKTKQYVVPMSAALSTAYWFGFNVASELVTRRYPERSLFLRYEDFIAAPAATVDSLLELIQVERSANPVRGRTVELGRNHTVTGNPDRFLSGTTLLRPGDDAWRKDLVPRVKALVSTLAWPLTGRYHYRGPPPPAPAAPGPEPVVNAGDSRRETLGTGTRQ; from the coding sequence ATGAGCACGCTCACCGTCCTCTACATCACCGGCTGGTGCCGCAGCGGGAGCACCATCATCGGCAACGTGCTCAACGAGGTGGCGGGCTGCTTCCACACCGGCGAGCTGAGCTTCCTGTGGAAGAACGCCTACGGGAACGGCTCCAACACCTTGTGCGGCTGCGGCGCCCACCTGGTGCAGTGCCCGCTCTGGTCCAAGGTGCTGGAGCAGGACCTGTCCCCGGGCGAGTCTCCACAGGCCCACGCCGCGCGTGTCGTGCGACGGCAGCGGGCCACCGTGCGCACCCGGCACACGTGGCGCGTGCTCCGGCAGGAGAACCCCTCGACCGAGCTGTATGAGCATGCGCGGCTGCTCGCGCGGACGTACCGCACCATCGCCGACGCGACGGGGAGCCACATCATCATCGACAGCGGCAAGTTCCCCTCGGAGGCGGCGCTGCTGCCGCATGTGGACGGCATCACCCCGTACTACCTGCACCTGGTGAGAGACCCTCGCGCCGTCGCGCACTCGTGGACGAAGACGAAGCAGTACGTCGTCCCCATGTCCGCCGCGCTCAGCACCGCGTACTGGTTCGGCTTCAACGTGGCCTCGGAGCTCGTCACGCGCCGCTACCCGGAGCGCTCGCTGTTCCTGCGCTACGAGGACTTCATCGCCGCCCCGGCGGCCACGGTGGACTCGCTCCTGGAGCTCATCCAGGTGGAGCGCTCGGCCAATCCCGTGCGGGGCCGCACCGTGGAGCTGGGCCGCAACCACACCGTCACGGGGAATCCGGACCGGTTCCTCAGCGGCACCACGCTGCTGCGGCCGGGTGACGATGCGTGGCGCAAGGACCTGGTGCCTCGGGTGAAGGCCCTGGTGTCCACGCTCGCGTGGCCGCTGACGGGCCGCTATCACTACCGAGGGCCTCCGCCCCCCGCGCCCGCTGCCCCGGGGCCGGAGCCCGTCGTGAACGCTGGAGACTCCAGGAGGGAGACACTTGGAACTGGGACTCGCCAATAA
- a CDS encoding transketolase family protein: protein MTSPTSSGTDLLSAPADWLREQPGLSNRQVFRHTLARLADAEERLVLLEADLAGGGDPFAARHPARFINLGICEAAMLDIACGLASTGHVVFAHTFAPFGALRACEQVRLGMAYAQANVKLVCDYGGLSGAFFGPTHHALEDLALLRAMPGMMVVSPADGLETIQATRALLEHEGPVYLRLGRNRVTRLEDARPAFALGRAMCLREGSDVGLVAHGEVGVSVALDVATRLEAQGVSSRVVNVHTLKPFDEEAILDTAERTRLLVTVEEHSILGGLGGAVCESVATHGLGRRVLRAGIQDRFDSTAGSHEALLQRHGLEAPALVEKILGALPRPRLAALAPASRRG from the coding sequence GTGACGAGTCCCACGTCGAGCGGCACCGACCTGTTGTCGGCCCCGGCGGACTGGCTGCGCGAGCAACCGGGCCTGTCCAACCGACAGGTGTTCCGCCACACGCTCGCGCGGCTCGCGGACGCGGAGGAGCGGCTCGTGCTGCTCGAGGCCGACCTGGCGGGGGGAGGAGACCCGTTCGCCGCGCGGCACCCGGCGCGCTTCATCAACCTGGGCATCTGCGAGGCGGCGATGCTCGACATCGCGTGTGGACTGGCCTCCACCGGGCACGTCGTCTTCGCCCATACCTTCGCGCCCTTCGGTGCGCTGCGCGCGTGTGAGCAGGTGCGGCTGGGCATGGCCTACGCCCAGGCCAACGTGAAGCTCGTCTGCGACTACGGGGGGCTGTCGGGCGCGTTCTTCGGCCCCACCCACCACGCCCTCGAGGACCTGGCCCTCCTGCGCGCCATGCCGGGGATGATGGTGGTGTCTCCCGCCGACGGCCTGGAGACGATTCAAGCCACGCGCGCGCTGCTGGAGCACGAGGGGCCGGTGTACCTGCGGCTCGGGCGCAACCGCGTCACCCGGTTGGAGGATGCGCGGCCCGCGTTCGCGCTGGGACGCGCGATGTGCCTGCGCGAGGGGAGCGACGTGGGCCTCGTCGCCCATGGAGAGGTCGGCGTGAGCGTCGCGCTGGACGTGGCGACACGGCTCGAGGCGCAGGGCGTGTCCTCGCGCGTGGTGAACGTCCACACGCTCAAGCCCTTCGACGAGGAGGCCATCCTCGACACCGCGGAGCGCACGCGGTTGCTCGTCACGGTGGAGGAGCACTCCATCCTCGGCGGGCTTGGCGGCGCGGTGTGCGAGAGCGTGGCCACCCACGGGCTGGGCCGCCGGGTGCTGCGCGCGGGCATCCAGGACCGCTTCGACTCCACGGCGGGCAGCCATGAGGCGCTGCTCCAGCGGCACGGGCTGGAGGCCCCGGCGCTGGTGGAGAAGATTCTCGGCGCCCTGCCCCGCCCCCGGCTCGCGGCGCTGGCGCCCGCGTCCAGGAGGGGCTGA